In one window of Bemisia tabaci chromosome 4, PGI_BMITA_v3 DNA:
- the LOC109037560 gene encoding uncharacterized protein isoform X1, with translation MADCNLRFLLNTISWGVSLQWLQIVLAMQTEQQQLPYPVLQFQAGDIFYVKYFSLHWMVALDDTFYFKMSGNNDYTGEIVISKMATDELDDPNIFGIWPAPQEITPGVKLIGEVGIDLAWRMRGMTLHYDFFRCNCRHYIYYILYGTPTPFGKPWNLFNLPIDPLCPLAEILTKDSKVNRSGFRLKNGLNKRIKLPNNKYGTEIKASSRTMNSPQWLPGYFSGSSDYSGGSGSPNYDIGSPNYYSGSPYYYTANSEK, from the exons CAATTTCTTGGGGCGTATCCTTGCAATGGCTACAGATAGTCCTGGCAATGCAGACGGAACAACAACAATTGCCTTACCCAGTGCTACAATTTCAAGCGGGTGACATTTTTTACgttaagtatttttccttgcattgGATGGTGGCCTTGGATGATACGTTTTACTTTAAA ATGTCAGGCAACAACGACTATACTGGTGAGATCGTGATTTCGAAGATGGCTACCGACGAGCTCGACGACCCAAATATTTTCGGGATATGGCCAGCCCCGCAAGAAATAACGCCCGGCGTGAAGCTTATCGGGGAGGTGGGCATTGATCTCGCTTGGCGCATGCGTGGCATGACACTCCATTACGACTTCTTCAGATGCAATTGCCGCCACTACATCTACTACATCCTTTACGGAACGCCCACACCCTTCGGAAA GCCGTGGAACCTATTTAACCTACCGATCGACCCACTGTGTCCTCTGGCGGAGATACTCACCAAAGATTCAAAAGTCAACCGTTCTGGTTTTCGTTTGAAGAATGGACTGAATAAGAGGATAAAACTACCGAATAATAAATACGGCACAGAGATCAAAGCATCGTCTCGAACAATGAACTCGCCACAATGGCTTCCTGGTTATTTCAGTGGAAGCTCCGATTATTCCGGTGGAAGTGGAAGCCCTAATTATGATATTGGAAGCCCTAATTATTATAGTGGGAGCCCTTATTATTACACTGCAAACTCTGAGAAATGA